GACGGCGTCGCTGCGGGACCCGGTGCTGGCGATGGCCCGCGAGGGCCGCATCGACACCGTGCAGCTCGACGTCAAGGACGAGAGCGGCGAGATCGGCTACGACTCTCAGGTGCCGCTGGCCAGGGAGATCGGCGCGAACCGCAACTACTACGACGCCCGCGCGGTGGTCGAGGAGCTGCACGGGCTCGGGCTGCGGGTGGTCGGCAGGCTGGTGGCGTTCCGCGACCCGGTGCTGGGCAAGGCGTCGTGGGACTCGGGCGCGCGCGACCGGGTCGCGCAGAACACCGCGGGCGCGCCCTGGTCGGCGCACTACGGCCAGTACGCGTTCACCAACTTCGCCAACGCCGAGGTGCGCGACTACAACATCGCCATCGCCAAGGAGGCCGCGTCGCTCGGCTTCGACGACGTCCTCTACGACTACGTGCGCCGGCCGGACGGCCCGCTCGGGCAGATGGTGTTCCCCGGCCTGGCCACCAGCCCGGAGCAGTCGATAGTGGACTTCCTGAAGGACAACCGGGCCGCGGTCCGGCCGCTGGGCGCGTACCTGGGCGCGTCGGTGTTCGGCATCGCCGCGCACAGCCCGCAGGACGTCGCGCAGGACATCCCGGCCATCTCGGCGCACGTCGACTACGTCGCGCCGATGGTCTACCCGTCGCACTGGGGTCCCGGCGAGTACGGCGTGGACGACCCGAACAGCAAGCCCTACGAGATCGTGCGGGCGTCGGTGGCGGACTTCGTCGGGATGGCCCAGGGCACCGGCGCGACGGTGGTCCCGTGGCTGCAGGCGTTCTCGCTGGGCCACCACTACGGCCCCGGCGAGGTGCAGGCGCAGGTCAAGGCGTCGGCGGACGCAGGCGCGCCGTCGTTCCTGCTGTGGAACGCGGCCTGCGCCTACGACGCGGCCGGTCTGGAGCCCGCATGAGGACGTTCCCGCTCGCGCCCTACCTGACCGGGTTGTGCCTGGCCGCGGCGGCGGTGGTGGCGCTGGACGCCGGGATGGCGGCCCGGCCCACCACCGCGGAGCGGCCGGCCACCGGCGCGGCGCCGACCGTTGGCGCGGAGCCGACCGCGGCCCCGGCGACGCCGACGCAGGCCGCGCCGCAGGTCGAGTCGTTCCGGTCCGGCGCGGACCTGCCCGCCGGACCGGCGTTCCCCGAGCGGGGCGCGGGCACGTGGCACGTCGTGCCGCCGCCGGCCACCGCCGCGAACGGCATCGCCTACACCGTCGAGGTGGAGGACGGGGTGGTGCTGCCTCAGGGCGACGACTCGTTCGCCGCCGTGGTCGACCACGCGTTGCGGCACCCGCGCGGGTGGTCGGTCCGGCACCAGCTGCGCCGGGTGGGCGGTGACGTGGAGCCGGAGCTGCGGATCAGGCTGACGTCCCAGGAGACCGCGCGGGCGCTGTGCGGCTTCGAGCTGCCCTACGACACGTCGTGCCGGGTCGGGTCGGCCGTGCACCTGAGCACCGCGCGCTGGTTCCGCGGCGCGCACACCTTCGGCGACGACCTGCGCGGGTACCGGGTCTACGCGGTCAACCACGAGGTCGGACACTTCCTCGGCCACGGCCACGAGGTGTGCCAGCAGGACGGCGCGCCCGCGCCGGTGATGATGCAGCAGACGTTCAGCGTGGCCAACGACGAGCTGGCGTCGATCACCACCGGCAGCGACCAGGGCGTCGTGGTCACCGCGGACGGGAAGGTCTGCACGCCGAACCCGTGGCCGTCCTGACGAGGCGGTCGGCGACCACCGGCGCGGTCGGGTCGATCCGCTGCGAGAGCCGGTAGGACTCGGCCGCCTCGGCGGGCCGCCCGACCCGCTCGAACGCCCAGCCGCGCAGGAACGCGGCACGGGCCGCGGGCAGGCCGCCCAGCGCGACGCCGCGGTCGAACGCCTCGACGGCCTCCTCCCACCGCCGCGCGGCCAGCAGCGCGTCACCGCGCACGGCCCACGTGCGGTGGTCGTGCGGCGCGAGCGCCACCAGCTCGTCCGACGCGGTGACGGCGGGGTCCGGCGAGCCGGTGCGCAGGTGGGTCTTGGTGATCGTCTCGTGCAGCGGGAACGCGTGGTCGACCCACGCCAGCCGCTCCAGCTCCCCCGTCGGCCTGCTCGACTCCTGGGCCTGCGCCGCCAGGTCCAGCAGCCGGAACGTGCCCGCGACGTCACCGCGCAGGAACGGCACGAACGCCAGGGCCCGGTGCAGCGACTGCCGGGCCGGCCCGTCCGCCGGCGGCAGCGCCGAGGCCAGGGCGGCGGCCTCGTGCAGCGCGGGGCCGTCCTCGCCGCGCCGGCCGTTGCGGACCACGACGAACAGCGCCAGCGAGCGCCGCGCGTCGGCGGGCAGCCGCTCGTCCCGCGCGCCGCGCAGGGCCAGCGCCTCCAGGTCGCGCGGCGCGTTCGGGTGCCAGTACAGCACCGCCAGCTGCTTCACCGCCGACGCCGGGTCGAACACGTGCGTGCGGGCGTCGACCGACGTCATGCCGAGCACGTCGGCCGCGTGCCGCTGGTAGCCGAGCCGCAGCAGCACCTCGGCGGCAGCCACGCGGTCGTCCGGCTCGGCGAGCCGTTCGCGCACCCGGCGCCACAGGTCCGAGGCCAGGTCGGCGGGGAACGCCGCCAGGTCGCCGCCGAGCGCGTCCACCCGCCCGAGCGACGCCGCGTCGTACACGCGCTGCAGCGGCGACGGGTTCGTGGTGAACCGCGGCAGCGCGGTGGTGTCGCCGGACGCGAAGTGCCGCGCCACGGCGTGCGTGACGACGGCGTGCTGCGGCGGGGTGTCCCCCGGCTCGTGCAGGCCGACGTAGACCCGGCACGGCACGGGCACGCCGGCTGAGGCGAGCGCGCCCAGCCGCACGGCCAGCGCCCGTGGTCCGGTGTCGGGCGCGTACTCCGGCGGCACGCACTCCGATGACGCGTGCTCAGGTGACACGGCCAAGGCGGTCCTCCCGCCTCCGAGCGTGCCCGGCTCGGGGGCCGGCCGCCACCACCCGAACGGTCACCGCCGCGCGGGCGCGCCACCACCCCCACGGTCACCGTCGCACGGACGCGCCTCCGCGCGACGGTGACCTCGCAGATCACCGCGGGGCGCGGCCGACCGACCCGACCTGCTCGCGAGGTCGCACCGGCCGTCCGCGCCCCGTTGCCCGGCGATCACGCTCCTCCGGGGTCAGCGCTTCTCGGCGATCAGGTCCCGGTACCAGTGGAAGCTCGCCCGCGGCGTGCGGACCAGCGTCTCGTAGTCCACGTGGACGAGGCCGAACCGGTGCTTGTAGCCGTGCGCCCACTCGAAGTTGTCCAGGAACGACCACACGAAGTAGCCGCGCAGGTCGACCCCGGCGGCGACCGCGTCGCCCGCCGCCGCCAGGTGGCTGCGCAGGTAGTCGATGCGCTCCTGGTCGTCGAAGCCGGGGTTGTCCGGGTACACGCAGCCGTTCTCGGTGACGTACACCGGCGGCAGGTCCGGGTAGCGCTCCTTCAGCCCCACCAGCGTGTCGGTCAGCCCGTGCGGCTCGACCGGCCAGTTCATCGCGGTGCGCGGCACGTCCGGCAGGCGGGTCGTGTCGATGCCGACGTCGATGGACGTGCGGGTGGCCGGGTCCGGGTCGCGGTGCGGCGCGTCGGCCACGTGCTGCCGGTAGTAGTAGTTGATGCCCACGTAGTCCAGCGGCGTGGAGATCAGCTCCAGGTCGCCGTCCTGCCGGAACGACAGGTCGGTGACACCGGCGAACGTCTCCTCGTAGTCCTCCGGGTACTGCCCGGCGAACAGCGGCTCGGTGAACTGGCGGCGCAGCAGCAGGTCGTGCCTGCGCGCCGCGGCGACGTCCGCCTCCGACGAGGTGACCGGGGTCGACGGCGACTGGTTGAGCACGATGCCGAACTCGTGCCCGGCCGTGCCGCGCATGGCCCGCACCGCGAGCCCGTGCGCCACCATCAGGTGGTGGGCGGCGGCGAGCGAGCCGTGGCCCTCCCGCGCGCCGGGCGCGTGCCTGCCCTCGCCGTAGCCGACGATCGAGGACACGTACGGCTCGTTGAACGTCGTCCACTTCGACACCCGGTCGCCCAGCGCGTCGTGCACGATCGCGGCGTACTCGGCGAACCGCTCGGCGGTGTCGCGGGAACGCCAGCCGCCCAGCTCCTCCAACGCCTGCGGCAGGTCCCAGTGGTACAGGGTGAGGAACGGCTCGATGCCGCGCTCCAGCAGCCCGTCGACCAGCCCGCGGTAGAAGTCCAGGCCGCGCTGCTCGACCCGGCCCGCGCCGGTCGGCAGGACCCGCGGCCACGACACCGAGAACCGGTAGGCGTCCACGCCCAGCTCGCCGAGCAGCGCCAGGTCCTCGGGCGCCCGGTGGTAGTGGTCGCAGGCCACGGCCCCGGTGTCGCCGCCCGCGATCGCGCCCGGCACCGCGCCGAACGCGTCCCAGATCGACGGTCCTCTCCCGTCGGCGTCCACGGCCCCTTCGATCTGGTAGGCCGAAGTGGCGACGCCCCAGCGGAACCCTTGGGGGAAGTCGGTCATCCTTTGAGCGCTCCTTGCATGATCCCGCCGACGATCTGCCGGCCGAACAGGAGGAACACCGCGAGCACCGGCACGGTGCCGATCGTCGCCGCGGTGAGCACGAGGGTGTAGTCGGTGGTGTAGCCGCTGGCCAACGTCGACAGCGCGGTCTGCACGGTCGGGTTCTCCGGGGTCAGCACCACCAGTGGCCAGAAGAAGTCGTTCCACGCCTGCATGAACGTGAACAGGCCGAGCACGGCGGCGGCCGGGCGGGCGGCGGGCAGCACCACGTGCCAGTACAAACGCAGCGAGCTGCAGCCGTCCATCCGGCCCGCCTCCAGCAGCTCGTCGGGCACGGCCCGCTCGAAGTACTGCCGCATGAAGAACACGCCGAACGCGGTGACCAGGCCGGGGACGATGACCGCGTGGATCTCGCCGGCCCAGCCGAAGTCGCTCATCATCATGTACAGCGGGATGACGC
This genomic window from Saccharothrix sp. HUAS TT1 contains:
- a CDS encoding carbohydrate ABC transporter permease; translation: MTSVLERPAPPAAPPGRRRKALRMPGPWTYAALIAVLAGSAFPVYWSLVVSSQTPDKVDSVPPVLVPGGNLFANIARVFDQSDFALAMMNSLIVSGTITVSVVFFSTLAGFAFAKLRFRGRSALMLLVVATQAVPTELGVIPLYMMMSDFGWAGEIHAVIVPGLVTAFGVFFMRQYFERAVPDELLEAGRMDGCSSLRLYWHVVLPAARPAAAVLGLFTFMQAWNDFFWPLVVLTPENPTVQTALSTLASGYTTDYTLVLTAATIGTVPVLAVFLLFGRQIVGGIMQGALKG
- a CDS encoding tetratricopeptide repeat protein, which codes for MSPEHASSECVPPEYAPDTGPRALAVRLGALASAGVPVPCRVYVGLHEPGDTPPQHAVVTHAVARHFASGDTTALPRFTTNPSPLQRVYDAASLGRVDALGGDLAAFPADLASDLWRRVRERLAEPDDRVAAAEVLLRLGYQRHAADVLGMTSVDARTHVFDPASAVKQLAVLYWHPNAPRDLEALALRGARDERLPADARRSLALFVVVRNGRRGEDGPALHEAAALASALPPADGPARQSLHRALAFVPFLRGDVAGTFRLLDLAAQAQESSRPTGELERLAWVDHAFPLHETITKTHLRTGSPDPAVTASDELVALAPHDHRTWAVRGDALLAARRWEEAVEAFDRGVALGGLPAARAAFLRGWAFERVGRPAEAAESYRLSQRIDPTAPVVADRLVRTATGSACRPSRPR
- a CDS encoding putative glycoside hydrolase, encoding MTDSPRKLKRVLIPAVGVVVLLLIAGVVTTIVHGRGVGLAVADLSDGSTVTPSGVERVSITTAEAGGLDRVTVHVDGQPVKVRRADGRMTLTGVELAEGAHTLSVRAANPLPWMPDVELERGFTVDATPPSLQVDVAEAESPRGPVTVKGSADGAESVKVGDQEVPVRDGRFEASLASVPTGVVVEARDAAGNAQRHEAAVKVTHPGMRAVHMSAAAWATASLRDPVLAMAREGRIDTVQLDVKDESGEIGYDSQVPLAREIGANRNYYDARAVVEELHGLGLRVVGRLVAFRDPVLGKASWDSGARDRVAQNTAGAPWSAHYGQYAFTNFANAEVRDYNIAIAKEAASLGFDDVLYDYVRRPDGPLGQMVFPGLATSPEQSIVDFLKDNRAAVRPLGAYLGASVFGIAAHSPQDVAQDIPAISAHVDYVAPMVYPSHWGPGEYGVDDPNSKPYEIVRASVADFVGMAQGTGATVVPWLQAFSLGHHYGPGEVQAQVKASADAGAPSFLLWNAACAYDAAGLEPA
- a CDS encoding GH1 family beta-glucosidase yields the protein MTDFPQGFRWGVATSAYQIEGAVDADGRGPSIWDAFGAVPGAIAGGDTGAVACDHYHRAPEDLALLGELGVDAYRFSVSWPRVLPTGAGRVEQRGLDFYRGLVDGLLERGIEPFLTLYHWDLPQALEELGGWRSRDTAERFAEYAAIVHDALGDRVSKWTTFNEPYVSSIVGYGEGRHAPGAREGHGSLAAAHHLMVAHGLAVRAMRGTAGHEFGIVLNQSPSTPVTSSEADVAAARRHDLLLRRQFTEPLFAGQYPEDYEETFAGVTDLSFRQDGDLELISTPLDYVGINYYYRQHVADAPHRDPDPATRTSIDVGIDTTRLPDVPRTAMNWPVEPHGLTDTLVGLKERYPDLPPVYVTENGCVYPDNPGFDDQERIDYLRSHLAAAGDAVAAGVDLRGYFVWSFLDNFEWAHGYKHRFGLVHVDYETLVRTPRASFHWYRDLIAEKR
- a CDS encoding DUF3152 domain-containing protein is translated as MRTFPLAPYLTGLCLAAAAVVALDAGMAARPTTAERPATGAAPTVGAEPTAAPATPTQAAPQVESFRSGADLPAGPAFPERGAGTWHVVPPPATAANGIAYTVEVEDGVVLPQGDDSFAAVVDHALRHPRGWSVRHQLRRVGGDVEPELRIRLTSQETARALCGFELPYDTSCRVGSAVHLSTARWFRGAHTFGDDLRGYRVYAVNHEVGHFLGHGHEVCQQDGAPAPVMMQQTFSVANDELASITTGSDQGVVVTADGKVCTPNPWPS